Proteins from a single region of Streptococcus oralis:
- a CDS encoding immunity protein YezG family protein — MEQQINEKIIEIVHQVNDMIPVEWDDLYINFEVDRTLSGEIYFFFKYNGEYHYFFYIPQEFDISKSEFFDEYRLLFKKAQELKKVFMDNELSDWSAGLIHLDENNKLSVDYDYAPWLESGFGPGARMDLFEYKYLGKQPANEKELEQFKAMEAFQKEHNQK; from the coding sequence ATGGAACAACAGATTAATGAAAAAATTATCGAAATCGTGCATCAAGTTAATGATATGATTCCAGTTGAGTGGGATGATTTGTATATCAATTTTGAAGTGGATAGAACTCTGAGTGGAGAAATTTATTTCTTCTTTAAATACAATGGAGAGTACCATTATTTCTTTTATATCCCTCAAGAATTTGACATATCCAAATCGGAATTTTTTGACGAATATCGTTTACTATTTAAGAAAGCTCAAGAACTAAAAAAAGTATTCATGGATAACGAATTGAGTGATTGGTCAGCAGGCTTGATTCATTTGGATGAAAATAATAAGCTATCAGTCGACTATGACTACGCGCCATGGTTGGAAAGTGGTTTTGGTCCAGGTGCCCGAATGGACTTATTTGAATACAAATATCTCGGCAAGCAACCAGCTAACGAAAAAGAATTAGAACAGTTCAAGGCAATGGAAGCCTTTCAGAAGGAGCATAATCAAAAGTAG
- the asp4 gene encoding accessory Sec system protein Asp4, translating to MTKKDLFYKDVEGRMEELKQGALKKEKPTRGEKTSKTFSILLGLLILLTLIFTLLGILR from the coding sequence ATGACTAAAAAAGATTTATTTTACAAGGATGTCGAAGGACGCATGGAAGAGTTAAAGCAAGGAGCGCTTAAGAAAGAAAAGCCTACCCGAGGAGAAAAGACCAGTAAAACCTTCTCCATTTTACTCGGTTTGCTCATCCTTCTTACCCTGATCTTTACATTATTAGGAATCTTGAGGTGA
- the gtfB gene encoding accessory Sec system glycosylation chaperone GtfB, which produces MIQLFDRYGQESRDLHESLEVAGLSHVTVVIEPDGFLPDGILSPFTYYLGYESGKALYFNQVAVPEFWEIAGNNQSAHILEDSRERGVIHYVEAPQARWVKQVDWKDLSGRIYQADHYNRCGACFAKTTYSADGQAILTKYQDAKGQEIVLENHVTGDILLTLPGQALRHFNNRVEFTIFFLQDLGIDTRYLLFNTLATSFLVSYHYPDKTGQDILVWQEPLDDCLPGNMQLLLEQGELRAKQILIPDKATYEQALALANPAYYGKFVHLGYHYQFKRENFVRPDALIVTNSDQIEHIETLIESLPMVTFRIAAVTEMSSKLLTLLSYPNVVLYQNASPQKIRELYQLSDLYLDINYGNELLDAVRQAFEHNMLILAFDQTAHNRPYTAPEHLFDVQAVGDMIAKIQEALSSLDKMGQALGHQGRHANYVDLATYQERMERIIGEGHD; this is translated from the coding sequence ATGATTCAACTATTTGATCGATATGGCCAGGAAAGTCGAGATTTACATGAAAGTCTAGAAGTTGCTGGTCTGTCCCATGTCACAGTTGTGATCGAGCCAGATGGCTTTCTCCCAGATGGGATTCTTTCTCCCTTTACCTACTATCTAGGTTACGAGTCGGGAAAAGCTCTTTATTTCAATCAAGTAGCTGTACCTGAGTTTTGGGAGATTGCGGGCAATAACCAGTCTGCGCATATCCTAGAGGATTCTCGGGAGAGGGGCGTGATTCACTATGTGGAGGCTCCTCAGGCCCGTTGGGTCAAGCAAGTCGACTGGAAGGACCTATCCGGTCGCATCTACCAAGCAGACCACTATAACCGATGCGGAGCCTGCTTTGCCAAGACCACTTATAGTGCAGATGGACAGGCTATCTTGACCAAGTACCAGGATGCAAAGGGACAGGAAATTGTCCTAGAAAATCATGTAACAGGTGATATCCTCCTAACCTTGCCCGGACAAGCCCTGCGCCATTTTAACAATCGAGTGGAGTTCACGATCTTCTTTTTGCAGGACTTGGGAATCGACACTCGCTACCTTCTCTTTAACACACTCGCCACCTCTTTCTTGGTCTCATACCATTATCCAGATAAGACTGGACAGGATATCTTAGTCTGGCAAGAACCACTAGATGATTGTCTTCCTGGAAATATGCAGCTGCTACTGGAGCAAGGGGAGCTGAGAGCCAAGCAGATCCTCATACCAGATAAGGCTACCTATGAACAAGCCTTGGCCTTGGCTAATCCAGCCTATTATGGCAAGTTTGTCCATCTAGGTTATCATTATCAGTTCAAAAGAGAAAACTTCGTTCGACCAGATGCCTTGATCGTTACCAACTCAGATCAGATCGAGCATATCGAAACCCTGATTGAGTCCTTGCCAATGGTGACCTTCCGAATCGCGGCAGTGACTGAAATGTCATCCAAATTGCTGACCTTGCTTTCCTATCCCAATGTCGTTCTCTACCAAAACGCCAGTCCGCAAAAGATTCGCGAGCTCTACCAGTTGTCTGACCTCTATCTAGACATCAATTACGGAAACGAGCTTTTGGATGCTGTCCGTCAAGCCTTCGAGCACAATATGCTCATCCTAGCCTTTGACCAAACAGCTCATAACAGACCTTACACAGCTCCAGAACACCTCTTTGATGTCCAGGCTGTTGGAGACATGATTGCGAAGATTCAAGAAGCTCTCAGCAGTCTTGACAAGATGGGCCAAGCCCTTGGGCATCAAGGCCGCCATGCTAACTATGTGGACTTGGCTACTTACCAAGAGAGGATGGAAAGGATAATAGGGGAAGGACATGACTAA
- the asp5 gene encoding accessory Sec system protein Asp5 — protein MEVLMIIGIILAVALIVLVLIQPRQSQLFSMDATSNIGKPGYWQNNRLVKIVTLLISLALFVLLLVFMIVTYQ, from the coding sequence ATGGAAGTTTTGATGATTATAGGAATAATCCTAGCCGTCGCCTTGATTGTCCTGGTTCTCATCCAACCTCGCCAAAGCCAACTCTTTTCCATGGATGCGACTAGCAATATCGGAAAACCAGGCTACTGGCAGAACAACCGCTTGGTAAAAATTGTAACCCTCTTGATTAGCCTAGCCTTGTTTGTCTTGCTCCTTGTTTTTATGATAGTGACCTATCAGTAA